AAGATCATTTGCTTTGTATCATTGCTTTTGTCGGATGCTCAATCTACGCAAGCAGTGTCCAACCTCTAACTaatttttgcattttatCAGCATTCATACTAGCATATGAACTACTACTAACAGCAACATTTTATTCAGCCGTCCTTTCCCTGAAGTTAGAAATCAATATAATTCACAGATCAACTTTAATCAAACAAACtctagaagaagatggaaTTGTTTCAACAACTGCAGACATCATCTCGAAATCTGAGAATAAGTCTAGAAATTTGTTGTTTAATTCTAATTATGCTGTTGTATTTGTCAAACTTGCTTTCATTGCTTTCTTTGTCATGATTAACTTTTACAATCTAGGTAGTGACTGGGCTACTGACGCTTTCTCAGCCTTCTACACAAGCAACAAACCTCCTAGATTACCAGAATTTATAAAGACAAGCAACTCGTCCCAATTTCACGACGCCGTATTGATCTCAATCATTTCTGTGACATACAAGCCATATAAAAGATATCATCAAGTGGAAGACTCCATTCTTTCCCTTTTGCGTTATATCAGTGTTGCAATTCGTGATCGTTTTGTCAGTAAATTAGTATTTTTCGCTCTAGTGATCAGTTCATTGATTAACATTTATTTGCTGAATGCTTCCCGTATCCACACCAAATATACTGTCGAGGAAGTTCAATCCAAACACAAGCCAAAAGCTgaacaaaaaatagtaaagCAAAAGAAGGTCACAGTAGAAAAATCTAGACCAAAACTAACGACAGGAAAAGATATCTCAACCTCTGAAAGCTCTACCTCAACGTCAACAAGCTcattttattcttcttccgATGAAGACACAAATATTGATGAGATTATGAAGAGACCTATCGAAGAACTGGAAGCTATAATGAAGGCAGGAAATGTCTCtaaattgaagaacaagGAAGTCGTCTCGTTGGTTATCCACGGTAAGCTTCCTCTTTATGCTCTAGAGAAACAATTAGGCGACACCACTAGAGCTGTGTGCGTTCGTAGAAAGGCCATCTCTATTTTAGCAGATGCTCCTGTTCTTGCTACAGATCGTCTTCCTTACAAGAACTACGATTATGATAGAGTCTTTGGTGCTTGTTGTGAAAATGTGATTGGTTACATGCCATTACCTGTTGGTGTTATTGGTCCCTTGGTTATTGACGGTGTTTCATATCATATCCCTATGGCCACAACTGAAGGTTGCTTGGTTGCATCTGCCATGCGTGGTTGCAAGGCTATAAATGCCGGTGGTGGTGTCACTACTGTTTTGACAAAGGATGGTATGACTAGAGGTCCATGCGTTCGCTTCCCATCTTTAACCAGAGCTGGTGCCTGTAAAATATGGTTAGATTCTGAAGAAGGTCAGAACCAAATCAAGAAAGCATTTGACTCTACATCTAGATTTGCCAGACTACAACATGCTCAAACTGCTCTTGCTGGTGACTTACTATTTATTCGTTTTAGAACTACAACTGGTGATGCGATGGGTATGAATATGATTTCTAAAGGTGTTGAATTTGTGTTAAAACAAATGGTCGAAGAATTCGGCTGGCATGATATGGAGATTGTCTCCGTTTCTGGTAACTATTGTACTGACAAGAAGCCTGCTGCTATCAACTGGATAGAAGGTCGTGGTAAGAGTATTGTAGCTGAAGCCATCATCCCTGGTGACGTTGTAAGAAAGGTCTTGAAAAGTGATGTTTCAGCTCTGGTTGAATTGAATATCTCTAAGAATTTGATTGGTTCAGCGATGGCTGGTTCTGTCGGTGGTTTCAATGCCCATGCAGCTAATTTAGTTACTGCAGTCTACTTAGCTTTAGGACAAGATCCAGCTCAAAATGTCGAGAGTTCTAACTGTATGACCTTAATGAATGACGTTAATGGTGATTTGAAGATATCGGTATCAATGCCTTCTATCGAAGTTGGTACCATTGGTGGTGGTACTGTTTTAGATCCCCAAGGTGCTATGCTGGATTTGTTGGGCGTCAGAGGCCCTCATCCTACGAACCCTGGTGCGAATGCAAGACAACTAGCTAAAATTGTTGCTTGTGCAGTTCTTGCCGGTGAACTGTCGCTGTGTGCGGCTCTTGCCGCTGGCCATTTGGTTCAAAGTCATATGACCCACAACAGAAAACCTGCAGCTGCCGGCGCAGTAGAGTCCAAACCAACTCAATCAGTTAACAATGCTGACATCAAGAGATTGGAAGAAGGTTCAAAAATTTGCATCAAGTCTTAAGTAAAATGCATTTCAGCAGGGAGGTAATTgtacatttttttattctgcAACCCCATTTGATTACATTCTAACATCGCAACTTAAATAACTATATCTTATTGCGAAAAGCATTTCCTCATTTTAATGTTCCTTATgttatattaataatataactGCAAATATTGTATTATGTGTATACTAACAATTATGTAAAGAAAATCCctcaatatatttatgcAAGATCATACTTCAACtgtaataaaataaaaatttaccCACTCATAGAATATTAAATTCGTCAAAGAGTTCTTCTCCTTGGAGAGCTAGTTTCCCCTCTCGGCCTTCTTCGTAGTATTTTTGGCGCTATTACTAGTCGTGTTTTGGCTTTTTGAATGTGAACTTAACCGTTGTCCAAATAAATATAGAATTGTGCTCACTAGAATTGCTGACAACAAGCCCAGATTTTCTTCCAGAAATTGCTTGTCCAGCTTGATTTGAGAGATAGAGTTGAAATCACCAAACTTTGGTCTATAGTTTATAAAGCCGGGCCTTGTAGCGTCCTTCAATCTGATATTTCTCTCCACAGCGGCATTCTTGTCGAATACATCAAAGGCCGCTGGCAATATTTCAGCAAATTCATCGGCAGCCAAATTAGATGGTTGAAAAGAAGTATAGATAACAGAAATATCGGGTGATGGCAATTGGCCCAGGATATTCCTTAATCTGTTATCATTTGAACTAATCAGAGCCATGCGGTCAGTCTCATTTTGAGTGTTCAAAAATTCAGGCAGCTCTATCAAAATGACTTTC
This window of the Nakaseomyces glabratus chromosome L, complete sequence genome carries:
- the BIG1 gene encoding Big1p (CAGL0L11528g~Ortholog(s) have role in (1->6)-beta-D-glucan biosynthetic process, adhesion of symbiont to host and cellular response to starvation, more), translated to MCGLIGIIIGLLTRVALASSLDVGTSPAILFSTRLSEGILEYYDMFDSGAVVPREDFNTVCKTLISHCNSDAVVFVNQPGLSLGDLSEYADQFQYLSSYVRHSSSAMNIERVSVSQDDQESQFESLVRYAMDTCNIYEKVVIEPYEADTYKAYIDAEKKVILIELPEFLNTQNETDRMALISSNDNRLRNILGQLPSPDISVIYTSFQPSNLAADEFAEILPAAFDVFDKNAAVERNIRLKDATRPGFINYRPKFGDFNSISQIKLDKQFLEENLGLLSAILVSTILYLFGQRLSSHSKSQNTTSNSAKNTTKKAERGN
- the HMG1 gene encoding hydroxymethylglutaryl-CoA reductase (NADPH) HMG1 (CAGL0L11506g~Ortholog(s) have hydroxymethylglutaryl-CoA reductase (NADPH) activity), which encodes MPLLFEGFNRISRPIAYASKLSAKQPIHVILVTLVISAFAYLSVIQYYFNGWQLDSKTIFAKASNQDQDKLFNDCTHYYRNPESNGWSMISSTEANDLPLTQHYYLLDMRFEANENMTISKPFIDDTIYESKSEKYVIQKDLQISSELSAPDGTQWRLTTSINDIFEIKQKLFDLYEICIKNINESDPFDISIIVIAYSMMMYTIFSLFNDMRKTGSSFWLSLATLVNSACALFLALFTSQCLLHKEVTALSLIQGLPFLMVVIGFNHKVRLASNALHLFESYNISKKVATYRIIYEAMLEEGGRLLQDHLLCIIAFVGCSIYASSVQPLTNFCILSAFILAYELLLTATFYSAVLSLKLEINIIHRSTLIKQTLEEDGIVSTTADIISKSENKSRNLLFNSNYAVVFVKLAFIAFFVMINFYNLGSDWATDAFSAFYTSNKPPRLPEFIKTSNSSQFHDAVLISIISVTYKPYKRYHQVEDSILSLLRYISVAIRDRFVSKLVFFALVISSLINIYLLNASRIHTKYTVEEVQSKHKPKAEQKIVKQKKVTVEKSRPKLTTGKDISTSESSTSTSTSSFYSSSDEDTNIDEIMKRPIEELEAIMKAGNVSKLKNKEVVSLVIHGKLPLYALEKQLGDTTRAVCVRRKAISILADAPVLATDRLPYKNYDYDRVFGACCENVIGYMPLPVGVIGPLVIDGVSYHIPMATTEGCLVASAMRGCKAINAGGGVTTVLTKDGMTRGPCVRFPSLTRAGACKIWLDSEEGQNQIKKAFDSTSRFARLQHAQTALAGDLLFIRFRTTTGDAMGMNMISKGVEFVLKQMVEEFGWHDMEIVSVSGNYCTDKKPAAINWIEGRGKSIVAEAIIPGDVVRKVLKSDVSALVELNISKNLIGSAMAGSVGGFNAHAANLVTAVYLALGQDPAQNVESSNCMTLMNDVNGDLKISVSMPSIEVGTIGGGTVLDPQGAMLDLLGVRGPHPTNPGANARQLAKIVACAVLAGELSLCAALAAGHLVQSHMTHNRKPAAAGAVESKPTQSVNNADIKRLEEGSKICIKS